TAACGTTAGATAACGATACGCAGCACTTAGTCATCATCTCACTGCAATGAATAATATTGCTGTGAGTAAGCATGACAGTTTTGTTGGTTTCGAGCTGTTTAACCTAGAAAAACGACTGACATTACCTATGAGATGGAACACAGCCTCTCACCTTGATGTCCTGAGAAATAATCCCAGAGACGCCAACCAGATGGGTTATATGCAGTAATCGCACTGGAATGAGCATTATATCCAGCAGTTTTCCTCTGGCTCAGTGGCAATATAGATAGCATTGGCCTTTCATTGGCACCTGTGATGCAACTATTCCCCCTCCCCTTTATCACCGTATCTGCTCCCAGCCTCTTGCACCTCGCGTGAAACAGGTTTACGCTCTGCCGGACAAGGTTAAGACGCCATGGTGGCGTCTTTTTCATAGCAAAATAAGGTAGATTCATGAAGGTTACCCTGTTAATTCCGGCCCGGTATGGCTCTAGCCGTTTTCCTGGTAAGCCACTGGCACCAATTAACGGCAAGCCAATGATCCAACACGTATTTGAACGTGCATCACTGGCCAAAGGCTTGGACAGCATTTATGTGGCCACTGACGATGAACGTATCCGTCAAGCTGTAGAAGGTTTTGGTGGCAAGGTGGTGATGACCGGCAGTGATGCCGCCTCAGGGACCGACCGGCTAGAAGAAGCGGCTGCTAATTTGGGGCTGCCGGAAGATGAGCTGATTATCAATTTGCAAGGGGATCAGCCACTGATCGATCCTATCTGTATTGAGCAACTGGTTCAGCTATTTAAAAATCATCCCGGCGAATTTGAAATGGCCACGCTCGGGGTAGAGATCCAGCGCGATGATGAACGTGATGATCCTATGCACGTCAAACTGGTGTATGACAACGACAACTACGCCATCTACTTCTCCCGAGCCCGCATTCCCCACGGTCGTGATACCAACGATTACCCATTGCATAAACACTTGGGAATTTATGCCTATACCCGCAGTTTCCTGCGCACCTTTGCCAATCTGCCCGTAGGTCGACTTGAAGCGCTGGAAAAGCTGGAGCAACTTAGAGCGCTGGAAAACGGCTACAAAATTAAAGTGGCTATCGGCGCATTTGATTCTCCAGAAGTGGATACCCCACAAGATATCCGCAAATGTGAGCAATTGCTGGCGGTAGACTGATCGTCAAGGACAGGGATGTATTATGTCTGATTTGGAAGCGATACTGATTATTCTACTGGTGATAGGCGTTGTCGCCAGTAACCTAGCGGTATTGAAACACACAGCCAAATTTAAGTTGCCCCAGTTTGGCCGCCCTAAAACACCTGATAACCAGTCGGATAAACCTGCTTCGCAGCAAACGACTGAGCATCAAGCCCAAGGACATAATGTTCAGAAGGTGGATGGGAATAATAAGGCTGATCTTGACAAGGCAGCGCCCCACACGGATAAAAGCCAAGATAACAGTCAATAACGGTAAAACGGCTAACTGAGCAATTAGCCGTTTTTTGTTTATCCCTAACGTATTTACCTAATTACTGAATTTATCTCAGTTGATAGTCATTTTAACCGCCATGCCACGTGAGTAACTTATCTTCTCTGGCATGTTCAGCCTCCCTGAGTAGACTTACAAGCTTAAAAGGCAAGCATCTATGGAATAATTGCAGCAACCGGTTAATTCCACTAATGAGTTAACCTCACTTATCCAGCTCTTGTTGTAACTGTTTTGCCACCGCGCCAGGAGCTGATGTCAGCCCGGCTAACAAGCGATAAGCGACCGGCACCACTAGCAAGGTAAATAGCGTCGCAACTATAATCCCCCACAACACCACAACCCCAATCACAAACCGGGTTTCGGCCCCGGCGCCAAAAGACATGACCAAGGGAACAGCCCCTGCAGCCGTAGTAATGCCGGTCATCAAAATTGGCCGTAATCGCAACTTGGCAGCTTGCAGTACTGCTTGGGATACTTGCAGGCCCTGATCCCGCAATTGGTTGGCAAATTCAACAATCAAAATACCATTTTTAGCCGCTAATCCAACCAACATGATAATACCTATTTGACTGTATATATTGAGACTTTGCCCGGTCATATACAGACCCAATAACGCCCCTAATGTTGCCAAAGGCACCGTTAACATAATAATCAGTGGGTGAATAAAGCTTTCAAATTGCGCCGCTAATACCAAAAACACGATAGCCAATGCCAACACAAAAACAAATGTCATCGAATGCCCAGATTGCTGATAATCCAATGATTGACCTTTATAGCTGATAACAGCTTCCGCTGGCAGGTGTTCTGCCACCAGCTGATTAAGGTAATCCAACGCTTCCCCTAAGCTGTAACCCTCAGCTAATCCCGCCTCCAAGGTAATCGCCCGCATCCGGTTATAACGGTTTAACCGGCTGGCATCGGCAAACTCTTCCACCTGGATAAGATTAGCCAGTGGGATCAGTTGACCGCTGCGCTCAGAACGCACATGGATCTGACTCAGATCCTCACCATTATTCTGAGCACTGCGCTCACCTTCGACAATCACATCATATTCTTCACCCCGGTGCATAAAGGTGGTCACCAGACGCGAGCCTAACATTGACTCTAAGGTACGGCCTATTTGCGCAATCGATACGCCCATTTCCGCGGCACGCAGCCGATCAATGATAATTCTGAGCTGAGGTTTAGTTTCCTGATAATCATGATCCAACCCCACCAAGTTAGGGTTGCTGCGAGCTTTTTCCAAAATAATATCCCGCCATGTTGCCAGCTCAGCATAAGTGGGACCACCGAGCACAAACTGCACAGGTTTACCGATACCACGACCAAATGCTTGACGCATAATCGGAAATGCTCGGATCCCCGCTAAGTCGGACAGGCGCTGACGAATATCTGCCGCAATGGCCGCTGCCGGGCGGCGCTTAGCCCAATCTTCCAGCACAATAATAGCCATACCACCGGAAAAATCTGCCACACTGCCCCACCCCCGCGGAGCCCGCACCAACAAGCGCTTAATTTCACCAGATTCAACCAAGGGCATCAGGCGGGTTTCCACCTCATTCATATACTCGCGGATATATTCATAACTGGCACCCTGTGGGCCATTCACCATCAGAAAAATCCCACCGCGATCCTCTTTTGGGGCAAATTCCCGGGGTAACTCCCTCACCAGCCACACACTGCTGGCCAGAGCAAACAAAGCCAAGATCACCACAGCAACAGGCTTGTCCATCGCCCGAGTCAGCAAACGACCATAGCTGGCAGACAAATGCGCCAT
This region of Shewanella sp. NFH-SH190041 genomic DNA includes:
- the kdsB gene encoding 3-deoxy-manno-octulosonate cytidylyltransferase — translated: MKVTLLIPARYGSSRFPGKPLAPINGKPMIQHVFERASLAKGLDSIYVATDDERIRQAVEGFGGKVVMTGSDAASGTDRLEEAAANLGLPEDELIINLQGDQPLIDPICIEQLVQLFKNHPGEFEMATLGVEIQRDDERDDPMHVKLVYDNDNYAIYFSRARIPHGRDTNDYPLHKHLGIYAYTRSFLRTFANLPVGRLEALEKLEQLRALENGYKIKVAIGAFDSPEVDTPQDIRKCEQLLAVD
- a CDS encoding DUF2897 family protein, which produces MSDLEAILIILLVIGVVASNLAVLKHTAKFKLPQFGRPKTPDNQSDKPASQQTTEHQAQGHNVQKVDGNNKADLDKAAPHTDKSQDNSQ
- a CDS encoding efflux RND transporter permease subunit, producing MRITDIAVTRPVLASVLSILLVILGLVAFDKLPLREYPDIDPPVVSIDTSYRGASAAVVESRITQLVEDRVSGVEGIRHISSSSRDGRSTVTLEFDISRDIESATNDVRDRVSRLLDNLPEEAQPPEVRKANSGDQVIMWLNLVSDRLSTLELSDYARRYLVDRFSALDGVSTIRVGGGKYYAMRIWLDREALAARGLTVADVEKVLRAENLELPAGSVESAERHFSVRVARSFYTPADFAALVLGEGEDGYLIKLGDVARVELGSDEARIMFRGNGESMIGLGVAKQSTANTLDVSRLANALADELNQTLPPGMAIKRSYDSSVFIEASIQEVYQTLFIAMALVIVVIYLFLGSVRAMLIPALAVPVSLLSSFIVLYALGYTINLLTLLAMILAIGMVVDDAIVMLENIHRRIETGESPLKAAFLGARQVAFAVIATTLVLISVFMPITFLDGDLGKLFKEFAVAMSAAVLFSSIVALTLSPMMCSKVLQPATADPWLVRQVDAGMAHLSASYGRLLTRAMDKPVAVVILALFALASSVWLVRELPREFAPKEDRGGIFLMVNGPQGASYEYIREYMNEVETRLMPLVESGEIKRLLVRAPRGWGSVADFSGGMAIIVLEDWAKRRPAAAIAADIRQRLSDLAGIRAFPIMRQAFGRGIGKPVQFVLGGPTYAELATWRDIILEKARSNPNLVGLDHDYQETKPQLRIIIDRLRAAEMGVSIAQIGRTLESMLGSRLVTTFMHRGEEYDVIVEGERSAQNNGEDLSQIHVRSERSGQLIPLANLIQVEEFADASRLNRYNRMRAITLEAGLAEGYSLGEALDYLNQLVAEHLPAEAVISYKGQSLDYQQSGHSMTFVFVLALAIVFLVLAAQFESFIHPLIIMLTVPLATLGALLGLYMTGQSLNIYSQIGIIMLVGLAAKNGILIVEFANQLRDQGLQVSQAVLQAAKLRLRPILMTGITTAAGAVPLVMSFGAGAETRFVIGVVVLWGIIVATLFTLLVVPVAYRLLAGLTSAPGAVAKQLQQELDK